In one Capricornis sumatraensis isolate serow.1 chromosome 1, serow.2, whole genome shotgun sequence genomic region, the following are encoded:
- the MOGS gene encoding mannosyl-oligosaccharide glucosidase, giving the protein MARGERRRRGAPADGARTAERVARGGPVRRDGRGGRARGAAGGAALAIVVLSLALGLSSRWLLAWYRSRRAVMLHSAPPALPPDSSSPTVAPDLFWGTYRPHVYFGMKTRSPQPLLTGLMWAQQGTTPGTPKLRHTCEQGDGVGPYGWEFHDGVSFGRQHIQDGALRLTTEFVKRPGGQHGGDWSWRVTVEPQASGTSALPLVSLFFYVVTDGKEVLVPEVGAKGQLKFISGHTSELGDFRFTLLAPTSPGDTTPKYGSYNVFWSSNPGLPLLTEMVKSRLNNWFQHRPPGASPERYLGLPGSLKWDDRGPSGQGQGQGQFLIQQVTLKVPFSVELVFESGSARTGGSQALEQLAGSLLTHALESHAEAFRERFEKTFRLKEKGLSPEEQALGQGALSGLLGGIGYFYGQSLVLPDMEVEGSEQKVDPVLFPSVPLFTAVPSRSFFPRGFLWDEGFHQLVIQRWDPRLTREAIGHWLGLLNADGWIGREQVLGDEARARVPSEFLVQRTAHANPPTLLLPVAHMLDGGDPADLAFLRRAFPRLRAWFSWLHHSQAGPVPLSYRWRGRDPALPTLLNPKTLPSGLDDYPRASHPSASERHLDLRCWVALGSRVLMRLAEQLGEAEAAAELGPLAASLEEESLDELHWAPELGVFADFGNHTKAVQLKPRPPQGLMRVVGRPHPHLQYVDALGYVSLFPFLLRLLDPNSPRLGPMLDVLADRRQLWSPFGLRSLAASSPFYSQRNSEHDPPYWRGAVWLNVNYLALGALHYYGHLEGPHQARAARLHRELRANLVGNVRRQYQATGFLWEQYSDQDGRGMGCRPFQGWTSLVLLAMAEDY; this is encoded by the exons TCCGCGCCGCCGGCGCTGCCTCCTGACTCTTCCAGCCCTACAGTGGCTCCGGACCTCTTCTGGGGCACCTACCGCCCTCACGTCTACTTCGGCATGAAGACCCGAAGCCCGCAGCCTCTCCTCACCG GACTGATGTGGGCGCAGCAAGGCACCACCCCAGGGACCCCTAAGCTCAGGCATACGTGTGAGCAGGGGGACGGCGTGGGTCCCTATGGCTGGGAGTTCCACGACGGTGTCTCCTTCGGGCGGCAACACATCCAGGATGGAGCCTTAAGGCTCACCACTGAGTTCGTCAAGAGGCCTGGGGGTCAGCACGGAGGGGACTGGAGCTGGAGAGTGACTGTAGAGCCTCAG GCCTCAGGTACTTCTGCCCTCCCTTTGGTGTCCCTGTTCTTCTATGTGGTAACAGACGGCAAAGAAGTGCTTGTGCCAGAGGTTGGGGCTAAAGGGCAGTTGAAGTTCATCAGTGGGCACACCAGTGAACTTGGTGACTTCCGCTTTACACTTCTGGCACCAACCAGTCCAGGAGATACCACCCCCAAGTATGGCAG ctACAATGTCTTCTGGTCCTCCAATCCAGGACTTCCCTTGCTGACAGAGATGGTGAAGAGTCGCCTAAATAACTGGTTTCAGCATCGGCCCCCGGGGGCTTCCCCTGAACGCTACCTCGGCTTGCCAGGATCTCTGAAGTGGGACGACAGAGGCCCAAGTGGGCAAGGACAGGGACAAGGGCAATTTTTGATACAACAGGTGACACTGAAAGTCCCCTTTTCTGTGGAGTTGGTGTTTGAATCAGGCAGTGCCCGGACAGGAGGCAGCCAAGCCTTAGAGCAGCTGGCAGGCAGCCTGCTGACCCACGCCCTCGAAAGCCATGCTGAAGCCTTTAGAGAGCGCTTTGAGAAGACTTTCCGGCTAAAGGAGAAAGGTCTGAGCCCTGAGGAGCAGGCTTTGGGTCAGGGTGCCCTCAGTGGCCTTCTTGGTGGGATTGGCTACTTCTACGGACAGAGTCTGGTGTTGCCAGACATGGAGGTTGAGGGGTCTGAGCAGAAGGTGGACCCAGTCCTCTTTCCATCTGTCCCTCTTTTCACAGCAGTGCCCTCTCGGTCATTCTTCCCAAGAGGCTTCCTTTGGGATGAGGGCTTTCACCAGCTGGTGATCCAACGGTGGGATCCCCGGCTCACCCGGGAAGCCATAGGCCACTGGCTGGGGCTGCTTAATGCCGACGGCTGGATTGGGCGGGAGCAGGTGCTGGGGGATGAGGCCCGAGCCCGGGTACCCTCAGAGTTCCTGGTGCAAAGGACAGCCCATGCCAACCCTCCAACTCTGCTTTTGCCTGTAGCCCACATGCTAGACGGTGGTGACCCTGCCGACTTGGCCTTCCTCCGCAGGGCCTTCCCTCGCCTGCGCGCCTGGTTCTCCTGGCTTCATCACAGCCAGGCAGGGCCAGTGCCACTATCTTACCGCTGGCGCGGCCGGGACCCAGCCTTGCCAACCCTACTAAACCCCAAGACGCTGCCTTCAGGGCTGGATGACTATCCCCGGGCTTCACACCCCTCAGCCAGTGAGCGGCACCTGGATCTGCGGTGTTGGGTGGCCCTGGGTTCCCGTGTGCTTATGCGGCTAGCAGAGCAGTTGGGAGAGGCTGAGGCAGCTGCAGAGCTGGGCCCACTGGCTGCCTCCCTGGAAGAGGAGAGCCTGGATGAGCTGCATTGGGCCCCAGAGTTAGGAGTCTTTGCAGACTTTGGGAACCATACAAAAGCGGTGCAGCTGAAGCCTCGGCCCCCTCAGGGGCTGATGCGGGTGGTGGGCCGGCCCCACCCTCACTTACAGTATGTGGATGCCTTGGGCTACGTCAGTCTTTTCCCCTTTCTGCTGCGGCTGCTGGACCCCAATTCACCTCGCCTTGGACCCATGCTGGACGTTCTAGCTGATCGGCGTCAACTCTGGAGCCCCTTTGGTTTGCGCTCTCTTGCAGCATCCAGCCCCTTTTACAGCCAGCGCAATTCAGAGCATGATCCTCCCTACTGGCGAGGTGCTGTGTGGCTCAATGTAAACTACCTGGCCCTGGGGGCTCTGCACTACTATGGGCATCTGGAGGGTCCCCACCAGGCCCGTGCTGCCAGGCTCCACAGAGAGCTCCGTGCCAATCTGGTGGGCAATGTGAGACGGCAGTACCAGGCCACAGGCTTCCTGTGGGAGCAGTACAGTGACCAGGATGGGCGAGGCATGGGCTGCCGCCCTTTCCAGGGCTGGACCAGCCTTGTCCTACTGGCCATGGCTGAAGACTACTGA